The following are encoded together in the Dyella terrae genome:
- a CDS encoding TatD family hydrolase: MQLIDIGANLTHESFHHDFDAVLQRAKDHGVAQLVVTGASRDGSTHAYALAQSHPGLLYATAGVHPHHAIEYDDATDTLLRELAMHPEVRAVGETGLDYNRNYSPRDVQLAVFERQLQIAVDVQKPLFLHQRDAHHDFVALLRRYRDKVPGAVVHCFTDTGEAMRDYLELDCHIGITGWICDERRGMHLRELVKDIPANRLMIETDSPYLLPRTVRPQPSHRRNEPMYLRHICNEIARDRDEPVEETAAHSTATARAFFGLSPA, translated from the coding sequence ATGCAACTCATCGACATCGGCGCAAACCTTACCCATGAGTCGTTCCACCACGACTTCGATGCGGTGTTGCAGCGTGCAAAGGATCATGGCGTGGCTCAGCTCGTGGTGACGGGCGCGTCGCGGGATGGCAGCACGCATGCATATGCGCTCGCCCAGTCGCATCCGGGCTTGCTCTATGCAACCGCCGGCGTTCACCCGCACCATGCCATTGAGTACGACGACGCTACGGATACGCTCCTGCGCGAGCTGGCGATGCATCCGGAGGTGCGTGCCGTGGGTGAAACGGGCCTGGACTACAACCGCAATTACTCGCCACGCGATGTGCAGCTCGCCGTGTTCGAGCGACAGCTTCAGATTGCGGTGGACGTACAAAAGCCTCTATTCCTGCACCAGCGCGATGCGCACCATGACTTCGTCGCGTTGCTGCGCCGCTATCGCGATAAGGTGCCGGGGGCCGTGGTGCACTGCTTTACCGATACGGGCGAGGCGATGCGCGACTACCTGGAGCTCGATTGCCACATCGGTATCACGGGCTGGATCTGCGACGAGCGTCGCGGCATGCACCTGCGCGAGTTGGTGAAGGATATTCCAGCTAACCGGCTGATGATCGAGACGGACTCACCGTACCTGCTGCCGCGCACCGTCAGGCCGCAACCCTCACACCGGCGCAATGAGCCGATGTACTTGCGGCATATCTGTAACGAAATCGCGCGCGACCGTGATGAGCCTGTGGAAGAGACCGCCGCGCACAGCACGGCGACTGCGCGTGCATTCTTTGGGCTGTCGCCGGCCTGA
- a CDS encoding beta-glucosidase family protein, with the protein MKSKAATLRRAVLTGAIVMGLCTSAGMATAQTLTRPWNDTTLSPDARAKLLLAQLTQDEKFQLLHSYYAGPDRPADKPFPKGAIASAGYIAPIDRLGIPALEESDAGLGVASSSRMRPGDHATPLPAGPVTAASWDPKVAYRGGAMIGSEAHSKGFNVLLAGGINLTREPRNGRNFEYAGEDPLLAGTLVGEAIKGIQDQHVISTIKHFALNNQETGRNTINVQIGEQAMRESDLLAFELAIEHGKPGSVMCSYNKVNGDWACENDYLMNQVLKRDWKYPGFVMSDWGGAHSAAKAVNAGLDQESAGEVFDKELYFDAPLRAALAKGEVKQSRIDDMVERILRSMFAVGVFQYPAGKAPIDSQVNLKVARETLESGAVLLRNEHDTLPLDLNKLQSIAVIGAHADKGVLAGGGSSVVTAMGGNAVPGIAPTTWPGPVMYHPYAPLKALRDAAPKANVQFAEGNDVAAAAALAAKSQVAVVFVQKWQTESLDSPDMSLPDNQDALVEAVAKANPRTIVVLENGNPVAMPWLDQVGAVLETWYPGGDGGKAIANLLSGKVNPSGRLPVSWPADLSQLPRKDLPAAAGGTPPDAVDYTIEGANVGYRWYQSKAIKPLFPFGYGLSYTQFTHGPLKVDANGYQLKATVDVANTGTHAGAEVAQVYVRVPGAKAARLAGYSKVFLKPGEHRTLTIPLEPRLLADFDVAKHGWVVRGGDYSVAEGSSSDAVGTAVNVQLTTGKL; encoded by the coding sequence ATGAAGAGCAAGGCAGCAACACTGCGGCGTGCGGTTTTGACGGGCGCCATTGTGATGGGTTTGTGCACGAGCGCCGGTATGGCTACGGCGCAGACGCTGACCCGCCCATGGAATGACACCACGCTGTCGCCCGATGCGCGCGCGAAGCTGCTGCTCGCACAACTCACGCAGGACGAGAAGTTCCAGCTTCTCCACAGTTATTACGCTGGGCCGGATCGTCCGGCTGACAAACCGTTTCCTAAAGGGGCGATCGCTTCGGCCGGTTACATCGCGCCAATTGATCGGCTCGGTATTCCCGCGCTGGAAGAAAGCGACGCAGGTCTTGGCGTAGCCAGTTCCAGCCGCATGCGCCCCGGCGACCACGCCACACCGCTGCCTGCCGGGCCAGTGACGGCAGCAAGCTGGGATCCGAAGGTTGCCTATCGTGGTGGCGCCATGATCGGCAGCGAAGCGCACAGCAAGGGTTTCAACGTGCTGCTTGCCGGCGGCATCAACCTCACGCGCGAGCCGCGCAATGGGCGCAACTTCGAGTATGCGGGCGAAGATCCCCTGCTTGCCGGCACCCTCGTCGGCGAAGCCATCAAGGGTATCCAGGACCAGCACGTCATCTCCACCATCAAGCATTTCGCGTTGAATAATCAGGAGACGGGTCGCAACACCATCAACGTGCAGATCGGCGAGCAGGCGATGCGGGAGTCGGATCTGCTTGCATTCGAGCTGGCCATTGAACATGGCAAGCCCGGTTCGGTGATGTGCTCGTACAACAAGGTCAACGGCGACTGGGCCTGCGAGAACGACTACCTGATGAATCAGGTGCTCAAGCGCGACTGGAAGTATCCCGGTTTTGTGATGTCCGACTGGGGCGGTGCGCACAGCGCGGCGAAAGCAGTGAACGCCGGCCTCGACCAAGAGTCAGCCGGTGAAGTGTTCGACAAGGAACTGTACTTCGACGCGCCGCTGCGCGCGGCGCTGGCCAAGGGCGAGGTGAAGCAGTCGCGCATCGACGACATGGTAGAGCGCATTCTGCGCAGCATGTTCGCGGTGGGCGTGTTCCAGTATCCCGCCGGCAAGGCGCCCATCGATTCGCAGGTCAACCTGAAAGTAGCGCGCGAAACGCTGGAGTCGGGCGCCGTGCTGTTGCGTAACGAACACGACACCTTGCCGCTGGATCTCAACAAGCTGCAGTCCATTGCCGTGATCGGCGCGCATGCCGACAAGGGTGTGCTCGCTGGCGGTGGTTCCTCGGTAGTCACTGCGATGGGCGGCAACGCTGTGCCTGGCATCGCGCCCACGACGTGGCCGGGGCCGGTGATGTATCACCCGTATGCGCCGCTCAAGGCGCTGCGTGATGCGGCGCCCAAGGCTAACGTGCAGTTCGCCGAAGGCAACGACGTAGCGGCTGCCGCTGCGCTGGCCGCGAAGTCGCAGGTTGCCGTGGTGTTTGTGCAGAAGTGGCAGACCGAATCGCTCGATTCACCGGATATGTCGCTGCCCGACAACCAGGATGCACTGGTCGAAGCCGTGGCCAAGGCCAATCCGCGCACCATCGTGGTGTTGGAGAACGGGAACCCCGTGGCCATGCCGTGGCTCGATCAGGTCGGCGCGGTGCTGGAGACGTGGTATCCGGGCGGCGACGGCGGCAAAGCCATCGCGAACCTGCTTTCCGGCAAGGTGAATCCCTCGGGCCGCCTGCCGGTGAGTTGGCCGGCGGATCTCTCCCAGCTGCCGCGCAAGGATCTTCCCGCAGCGGCCGGTGGCACGCCGCCCGATGCAGTGGACTACACCATCGAAGGTGCCAACGTGGGTTATCGGTGGTATCAGTCCAAGGCCATCAAGCCGCTGTTCCCGTTTGGCTACGGCCTGTCGTACACGCAGTTCACCCACGGCCCGCTAAAGGTCGACGCGAACGGCTACCAGTTGAAAGCCACGGTCGATGTCGCCAACACAGGCACGCACGCCGGTGCCGAGGTGGCGCAGGTCTACGTGCGCGTACCCGGTGCCAAGGCAGCCCGGCTTGCTGGCTATTCAAAGGTGTTCCTCAAGCCCGGTGAACACCGCACGTTGACCATTCCGCTGGAGCCGCGCCTGTTGGCCGACTTCGATGTTGCGAAGCATGGTTGGGTGGTACGAGGTGGTGACTACAGCGTTGCCGAAGGTTCTTCCTCGGACGCCGTCGGCACCGCCGTCAATGTGCAGCTCACCACCGGAAAGCTCTAA
- a CDS encoding pseudouridine synthase, with protein sequence MLIVLNKPYGVLCQFSDADGRPTLAAFVKQKDVYPAGRLDHDSEGLLLLTDDGRLAHKLTDPRHKEPKTYLVQVDDQITDEAIDALRRGVMLNDGLTLPAQAEHAAEPDWLWPRDPPVRFRKLIPTSWLRLTLREGRNRQVRRMTAAVGFPTLRLIRERIGPYALDGLAPGDVRVVG encoded by the coding sequence ATGCTTATTGTGCTCAACAAACCTTATGGCGTTCTCTGCCAGTTCAGTGATGCGGATGGCCGCCCCACGCTAGCTGCGTTCGTCAAGCAAAAAGACGTCTATCCGGCGGGTCGCCTCGATCACGACAGTGAAGGTCTGCTCCTGCTGACCGACGACGGTCGCCTGGCGCACAAGCTCACTGATCCTCGGCACAAAGAACCGAAGACCTACTTGGTGCAGGTGGACGACCAGATCACCGACGAGGCCATCGATGCCCTTCGTCGTGGCGTCATGCTTAACGATGGGCTGACGCTACCTGCGCAGGCAGAGCATGCGGCCGAGCCCGACTGGCTGTGGCCGCGCGACCCGCCCGTGCGTTTTCGCAAACTCATACCCACCAGCTGGCTACGCCTGACGTTGCGCGAAGGCCGCAATCGACAGGTGCGCCGCATGACGGCGGCCGTGGGATTCCCCACGCTACGCCTTATCCGCGAGCGTATCGGCCCGTATGCACTGGATGGTCTCGCGCCGGGTGACGTACGCGTTGTAGGTTAA
- a CDS encoding TraB/GumN family protein, with the protein MRYTMLVEEPRSAVKTFKSSPMDDRECFGRTLDTVERDMGHITERANAWATGDIDLLRSLPMNDQREACLSAVTEAGFAKQLGFSDVRQKAEAMWVAEADKALNTNTQTFAMLPMEDVLSPKGLIARLKAQGYQVEAPDGSDAEGQATTQP; encoded by the coding sequence GTGCGTTACACCATGCTGGTGGAAGAGCCGCGCAGTGCGGTGAAGACCTTCAAGTCCTCGCCGATGGACGATCGCGAGTGCTTTGGCCGCACGCTCGACACCGTGGAGCGCGATATGGGGCACATCACCGAGCGCGCAAATGCCTGGGCGACCGGCGACATCGATTTGCTGCGCAGCCTGCCGATGAACGACCAGCGCGAAGCCTGCCTGTCGGCGGTGACCGAAGCCGGTTTTGCCAAGCAGTTGGGTTTCAGCGACGTGCGACAGAAGGCGGAGGCGATGTGGGTTGCCGAGGCGGATAAGGCGCTCAATACCAACACACAGACCTTCGCTATGTTGCCGATGGAAGACGTGCTGTCGCCGAAGGGGTTGATCGCTCGCCTGAAGGCGCAGGGCTATCAAGTGGAGGCGCCGGATGGCAGCGACGCCGAGGGTCAGGCCACAACGCAACCGTAA
- the gspE gene encoding type II secretion system ATPase GspE, giving the protein MSAVAKPAANVEGAATESREVAVCALLVSRGRLKDTDLARARRLHEESPDGTLTGLMARLGLVSERDLAEAWSELLDTPLLAARDAPDMPPAELDVSVRFLKQQHVVPVRVGEDGVALVVSDPADPYPLQAMQLAAGRPVALRIGLRSEIEGLIERYYGSGRSAMGTIVENLDGSAAVEDDVEHLRDLASEAPVIRLVNLILQRAVEQRASDVHIEPFENRLKVRYRIDGVLHEVEAPPSSSTAAVISRVKIMAKLNIAERRLPQDGRIQLRVQGKELDLRVSTVPTSFGESVVMRILDRESVVFDFASLGFTDNFQQRFVDVLDRPHGILLVTGPTGSGKTTTLYTALSQINTPDVKIITVEDPVEYQIEGINQIQVKPQIGLDFAGALRSIVRQDPDVIMIGEMRDLETCRIAIQSALTGHLVLSTLHTNSAAGGITRLLDMGVEDYLLGSTVNGILAQRLVRRLDPETATPYEALPEVIEQFELHKYTDERPIRLWKPGSSAANPSGYRGRRAIMEFLVMTDPLRRMVMQRADAGEIERVARSEGMRTMYEDGIAKAVAGVTTLEEVLRVTQES; this is encoded by the coding sequence ATGTCGGCAGTCGCCAAGCCGGCGGCCAATGTGGAGGGTGCGGCGACGGAAAGCCGCGAGGTGGCGGTTTGTGCGCTGCTGGTCTCCCGTGGTCGGCTGAAAGATACAGACCTAGCACGCGCTCGCCGCCTGCATGAAGAATCCCCCGACGGCACGCTGACGGGTTTGATGGCGCGGCTGGGCCTGGTGTCCGAGCGCGACCTGGCCGAAGCGTGGTCGGAGTTGCTGGATACGCCGCTGTTGGCCGCGCGCGATGCGCCGGACATGCCGCCGGCGGAGCTCGACGTCTCCGTGCGCTTCCTGAAGCAACAGCACGTGGTGCCGGTGCGCGTGGGTGAGGACGGCGTGGCGCTGGTCGTCTCGGACCCGGCCGACCCCTACCCACTGCAAGCGATGCAACTGGCCGCCGGCCGCCCGGTCGCGCTGCGCATCGGTTTGCGCTCGGAAATCGAGGGCCTGATCGAGCGCTACTACGGCTCGGGCCGTTCCGCCATGGGCACCATCGTGGAAAACCTCGACGGCAGCGCCGCGGTAGAAGACGACGTCGAGCATCTGCGCGACCTCGCCTCCGAAGCGCCGGTGATCCGCCTGGTCAATCTCATCTTGCAGCGCGCCGTCGAACAGCGCGCCTCCGACGTGCACATCGAGCCGTTCGAAAACCGCCTCAAAGTGCGCTACCGCATCGACGGCGTACTGCACGAAGTCGAAGCGCCGCCCTCCAGCTCCACCGCCGCGGTGATCTCCCGCGTCAAGATCATGGCCAAGCTCAACATCGCCGAGCGCCGCCTGCCGCAGGACGGCCGCATCCAGTTGCGTGTGCAAGGCAAGGAACTGGACCTGCGCGTGTCCACCGTGCCGACCAGCTTTGGCGAATCGGTGGTGATGCGTATCCTCGACCGCGAATCGGTGGTGTTCGACTTCGCCTCCTTAGGCTTCACCGATAACTTCCAGCAACGCTTCGTCGACGTACTGGACCGCCCCCACGGCATTCTGTTGGTCACTGGCCCCACCGGTTCCGGTAAGACCACCACGCTGTACACCGCGCTGTCCCAGATCAACACGCCCGACGTCAAGATCATCACCGTCGAAGACCCGGTCGAATACCAGATCGAAGGGATCAACCAGATCCAGGTCAAACCGCAGATCGGGCTGGATTTTGCCGGCGCCCTGCGCTCCATCGTGCGCCAGGATCCGGACGTGATCATGATCGGCGAAATGCGCGACCTGGAAACCTGCCGCATCGCCATCCAGTCCGCGCTCACCGGTCACTTGGTGCTGTCCACCTTGCACACCAACAGCGCCGCCGGCGGCATCACCCGCCTGCTCGACATGGGCGTGGAAGATTACCTGTTGGGCTCCACCGTCAACGGCATCCTCGCGCAGCGCCTGGTGCGCCGCCTCGATCCGGAAACGGCGACCCCGTATGAAGCCCTGCCCGAAGTGATCGAGCAGTTCGAGCTGCACAAATACACCGACGAGCGCCCGATCCGCCTGTGGAAACCCGGCAGCAGCGCGGCCAACCCCAGCGGCTACCGCGGCCGTCGCGCCATCATGGAATTCCTGGTGATGACCGATCCGCTGCGCCGCATGGTGATGCAGCGTGCCGATGCCGGCGAGATCGAGCGCGTCGCGCGCAGCGAAGGCATGCGCACCATGTACGAGGATGGCATCGCCAAGGCGGTCGCGGGCGTCACCACCCTGGAGGAGGTGTTGCGTGTTACGCAAGAAAGTTGA
- a CDS encoding class I SAM-dependent methyltransferase has product MNSRVFLGLAAVLLAACSGHSAPASAQVQDQPAALVPPTSASDFTASQLDQVVAGDWRSPDHKARDVYRHPKATLQFFGVRPDLTVVEITPGGGWYTEILAPLLHDNGHYIAATPKPAVDGEASRDLSGLKGKFTADPAHYGKAQIEEFDPKAPSFGAPASADMVLTFRNVHNWVEADTAPAMFKAFFAVLRPGGVLGVEEHRAADNASLNAVKESGYLPTNVVIKLATDAGFQLQGSSEINANPKDTKDYPKGVWTLPPTLTLGDQDRAKYLAIGESDRMTLRFVKPDASASSAPTH; this is encoded by the coding sequence ATGAACAGCCGTGTTTTCCTGGGGCTGGCAGCCGTGCTGCTGGCGGCCTGCAGTGGTCATTCCGCGCCAGCCAGCGCGCAGGTGCAGGATCAGCCCGCCGCACTGGTGCCACCCACCAGCGCCAGTGATTTCACGGCGTCCCAGCTCGATCAGGTGGTTGCGGGTGACTGGCGTTCGCCGGACCACAAGGCACGCGACGTATATCGCCACCCCAAGGCAACACTGCAATTCTTCGGCGTTCGCCCGGATCTCACCGTTGTCGAAATCACCCCGGGTGGCGGCTGGTACACGGAAATCCTTGCGCCGCTGCTGCACGACAACGGGCACTACATTGCCGCCACCCCCAAGCCCGCCGTCGACGGTGAGGCTAGCCGTGACCTCAGCGGGTTGAAGGGGAAGTTCACCGCCGACCCCGCGCATTACGGTAAGGCCCAGATCGAAGAATTCGATCCCAAGGCGCCTTCATTCGGTGCCCCTGCTTCCGCCGACATGGTGCTGACCTTCCGCAACGTACATAACTGGGTCGAAGCCGATACGGCACCCGCCATGTTCAAGGCGTTCTTTGCCGTGTTGCGTCCTGGTGGTGTGCTTGGTGTGGAAGAGCATCGCGCTGCCGACAACGCAAGCCTGAATGCGGTAAAGGAGAGCGGCTACTTGCCCACCAACGTGGTGATCAAGCTTGCTACCGATGCGGGTTTCCAGTTGCAGGGTTCGAGCGAGATCAACGCGAACCCCAAGGACACCAAGGACTATCCCAAGGGCGTGTGGACATTGCCGCCCACGTTAACGCTCGGCGATCAGGATCGCGCCAAGTACCTCGCCATCGGTGAATCCGATCGCATGACACTTCGCTTCGTCAAGCCGGATGCCTCTGCATCCTCGGCGCCGACGCACTAA
- a CDS encoding LysR substrate-binding domain-containing protein, protein MARVSLDLLQQFVQVARLGNLSRAAEQANLTVSALSHQVRQLEQRLERKLFERGPRGVQLTVEGRRLLEAVGHHFDGIDRAMAGFRCRRDDVLTLSAIPGVMSSWLVPRLARLVAAHPELQLNLQSSVELVNFEREPVDAAVRYGRGPWPGLITERLFGEWIAPVASPALLERMSEVDPNDLGRWPLLGDPGDRWRDWFAQSTGELPPRYVAHFDNTDALQRGALEGMGVALGRMVMARPLIEAGLLKVLGNRYQQIPEAYFLVYPEHAKDHAGLRTFREWLLCEAGKYAEAMSYATGNNGDHAL, encoded by the coding sequence ATGGCGCGCGTCTCGCTGGATCTTCTCCAACAGTTTGTCCAGGTGGCCCGGCTCGGCAACCTGTCGCGCGCTGCCGAACAGGCCAACCTCACGGTGAGCGCGCTCAGCCATCAGGTGCGGCAGTTGGAGCAGCGGCTGGAGCGCAAGTTGTTCGAGCGCGGCCCGCGCGGCGTGCAGCTCACCGTTGAAGGGCGCCGCTTGCTGGAAGCGGTGGGGCACCACTTCGATGGCATCGATCGCGCCATGGCGGGCTTTCGTTGTCGCCGCGACGACGTGCTGACGTTGAGCGCCATTCCCGGCGTCATGTCCAGCTGGCTAGTGCCGCGCCTGGCGCGATTGGTGGCAGCTCACCCAGAGCTGCAACTCAACCTGCAGTCCAGCGTGGAACTGGTCAACTTCGAGCGCGAGCCCGTGGATGCCGCCGTACGCTATGGTCGCGGCCCATGGCCGGGATTGATCACCGAGCGCCTGTTCGGCGAGTGGATCGCACCGGTGGCATCACCCGCCTTGCTGGAACGCATGAGCGAAGTGGACCCTAACGATCTCGGTCGTTGGCCACTGCTTGGCGATCCCGGTGACCGCTGGCGCGACTGGTTTGCGCAAAGCACCGGCGAGTTGCCGCCCCGGTACGTGGCTCACTTCGACAACACCGATGCCCTGCAACGCGGTGCGTTGGAAGGCATGGGCGTGGCACTGGGGCGCATGGTCATGGCGCGCCCGCTGATCGAGGCCGGCCTGCTCAAGGTGCTGGGCAACCGCTATCAGCAAATCCCCGAAGCGTATTTCCTGGTGTACCCCGAGCATGCGAAGGATCACGCAGGCCTGCGCACGTTCCGCGAGTGGCTGCTGTGCGAAGCCGGCAAGTACGCCGAGGCCATGTCGTACGCCACCGGCAACAATGGCGACCATGCCTTGTAA
- a CDS encoding OmpA/MotB family protein, whose translation MKIIRMAVLASAIVVAAGCVSESKYKNEVAQSNQYQADDAQLTALNKQLSAKLGSDDATIKQLKGELRVTVVNQVLFAEGGYALNANGEKILDKIAPTLETLSKQRLAVEAFTDNVPIGEALKARFPSNVELSSARADEVVRYLAKKGVSDRIMSAQGYGERHPVASNDTPEGRAKNRRVELVITNVPLQ comes from the coding sequence ATGAAAATCATACGGATGGCCGTGCTCGCCAGCGCCATTGTTGTCGCGGCGGGTTGCGTCTCGGAGAGCAAATACAAGAACGAAGTGGCGCAGTCCAACCAATACCAGGCAGACGATGCCCAGTTGACCGCGCTCAACAAACAGCTCTCCGCCAAGCTGGGTAGCGATGACGCCACCATCAAGCAACTGAAGGGAGAGTTGAGGGTCACCGTCGTCAACCAAGTTCTGTTTGCGGAGGGTGGCTACGCGCTCAACGCCAACGGCGAAAAGATCTTGGATAAGATTGCTCCCACGCTAGAGACCCTGAGCAAGCAACGTCTGGCCGTCGAGGCCTTTACCGACAACGTTCCCATTGGTGAAGCACTCAAGGCGCGCTTTCCCTCCAATGTCGAACTCTCCTCTGCCCGCGCAGACGAGGTGGTTCGTTACCTGGCGAAGAAGGGCGTATCGGATCGCATCATGTCCGCGCAGGGCTATGGCGAACGGCATCCCGTGGCTAGTAACGACACCCCGGAAGGTCGCGCCAAGAATCGCCGTGTAGAGCTAGTCATCACCAACGTGCCATTGCAATAA
- the gspF gene encoding type II secretion system inner membrane protein GspF: MSQFRYRAVSATGDVLQGQMEAASVEEVVSRLQDQGHTPLDARAADSDAGGSGIAGWFKRGPFTGDQLAQFTHQLATLLGAGQPLDRALGILIDLPEGASAKQLIERVRDRVRGGTPLSQALDDEHNVFPKLYISLVRAGEAGGSLEDTLRRLADYLERSQQLRGSIINALIYPAFLMVGVLGSLLLLLAYVVPQFVPIFEDMQVPIPLITQIVLAVGGTLQTWWWAIALLIVMGVAIARARLRDPAALLAWHGRLLTMRLVGPLLLKVQTARIARTLGTLLKNGVPLLTSLSIARQVTANKALDQALAQASEQVKEGAGLSFALDQSQRFPRLALQMVQVGEEAGQLDTMLLKVADTFELESRRAIDRLLAALVPALTIVMTVLVAIIMAAILLPMLDLTSHIQ; the protein is encoded by the coding sequence ATGAGCCAATTCCGCTACCGCGCTGTCAGCGCCACCGGCGACGTCTTGCAAGGCCAGATGGAAGCGGCCAGCGTCGAGGAAGTGGTCAGCCGCTTGCAGGACCAAGGCCACACGCCGCTCGATGCGCGCGCCGCCGACAGCGATGCCGGTGGCAGCGGCATCGCCGGCTGGTTCAAGCGCGGCCCGTTCACCGGCGACCAGCTCGCCCAGTTCACCCACCAATTGGCGACCTTGCTCGGCGCTGGCCAGCCGCTGGATCGCGCGCTGGGCATCCTGATAGACCTGCCCGAAGGCGCCAGCGCCAAACAACTGATCGAGCGCGTGCGTGATCGCGTGCGCGGCGGCACGCCCTTGTCGCAAGCACTGGACGACGAGCACAACGTGTTCCCCAAGCTCTACATCAGCCTGGTGCGCGCCGGCGAAGCCGGCGGTTCGCTGGAAGACACCCTGCGGCGCCTCGCCGATTACCTGGAGCGCTCCCAGCAACTGCGCGGCAGCATCATCAACGCGCTGATCTACCCCGCCTTCCTGATGGTCGGTGTACTCGGTTCACTGCTGCTGCTGCTGGCCTACGTGGTGCCCCAGTTCGTGCCGATCTTCGAAGACATGCAGGTGCCGATCCCGCTGATCACCCAGATCGTGCTGGCGGTGGGTGGCACCTTGCAGACCTGGTGGTGGGCCATCGCCCTGCTGATCGTGATGGGCGTGGCTATCGCGCGTGCGCGCCTGCGCGATCCGGCGGCCCTGTTGGCCTGGCACGGCCGCCTGCTGACCATGCGTCTGGTCGGCCCGCTGCTATTGAAAGTGCAGACCGCGCGCATCGCGCGCACGCTCGGCACCTTGCTCAAGAACGGCGTGCCCTTGCTCACCTCGCTCAGCATCGCGCGTCAGGTCACCGCCAACAAAGCGCTGGACCAAGCATTGGCGCAGGCCTCCGAGCAGGTCAAGGAAGGCGCCGGGCTGTCCTTCGCGCTGGACCAATCCCAGCGCTTCCCGCGGCTGGCCCTGCAGATGGTGCAGGTGGGCGAAGAAGCCGGCCAGCTCGACACCATGCTGCTCAAGGTGGCCGACACTTTCGAGCTGGAAAGCCGCCGCGCCATCGACCGCCTGCTGGCGGCGTTGGTGCCCGCGCTCACCATCGTGATGACGGTGCTGGTGGCGATCATCATGGCCGCGATCCTGCTGCCCATGCTCGACCTCACCAGCCACATTCAGTAA
- a CDS encoding aldo/keto reductase, with translation MQLRPLGRSSLSVAPLAFGGNVFGWSADEQRSFELLDAFVDAGFNLIDTADVYSAWVPGNRGGESETIIGKWLKRSGKRDKVVIATKVAKWAEHPGLSPMNINQAVEGSLKRLQTDYIDLYQSHEDDATVPLHETLGAFGKLIEQGKVRVIGASNYVADRFAEALKISAEYHLPRYETLQPEYNLVSRKGYEKELEPLVVAENVSVINYYALASGFLSGKYRSEADFAKSAARGGAVQKYLNPHGLGVLAALDKVAAAHGATPAQVALAWLIARPSVTAPIASATSVPQLKELLKGVELQLNKEEIAALDQASA, from the coding sequence ATGCAACTGCGCCCCCTGGGTCGATCCTCGCTTTCTGTCGCGCCACTCGCCTTTGGCGGCAACGTCTTTGGCTGGAGTGCAGATGAGCAACGCTCGTTCGAACTGCTCGACGCCTTCGTCGACGCGGGCTTCAACCTGATCGACACCGCGGACGTTTATTCGGCTTGGGTGCCGGGCAACCGCGGTGGCGAATCGGAGACGATTATCGGCAAGTGGCTCAAGCGCAGCGGCAAACGCGACAAGGTGGTGATCGCTACCAAGGTGGCGAAGTGGGCCGAGCATCCCGGCTTGTCACCGATGAATATCAACCAGGCGGTGGAAGGCTCGCTCAAGCGCCTGCAAACCGACTACATCGATCTTTACCAATCTCATGAAGACGATGCGACGGTGCCCTTGCACGAAACACTCGGTGCGTTTGGCAAGCTGATCGAGCAAGGCAAGGTGCGCGTGATCGGCGCCTCGAACTACGTCGCCGACCGCTTTGCCGAAGCACTGAAGATTTCCGCCGAATACCACCTGCCTCGCTACGAGACGCTACAGCCGGAATACAACCTGGTCAGCCGCAAGGGTTACGAAAAGGAACTGGAACCGCTGGTCGTCGCGGAGAACGTGAGCGTGATCAACTACTACGCGCTCGCCAGTGGCTTCCTCAGCGGCAAGTACCGCAGCGAAGCCGACTTTGCCAAGAGCGCAGCGCGCGGCGGCGCGGTGCAGAAGTACCTCAACCCGCATGGACTTGGCGTGCTTGCTGCACTGGATAAGGTAGCTGCGGCCCACGGCGCCACGCCCGCGCAGGTTGCGCTGGCATGGCTAATCGCACGTCCCAGCGTTACGGCGCCGATCGCGAGCGCCACAAGCGTTCCGCAGCTCAAGGAGCTGCTGAAGGGTGTGGAGTTGCAATTGAACAAGGAAGAGATTGCAGCGCTGGACCAGGCAAGCGCGTAA